Proteins co-encoded in one Acidobacteriota bacterium genomic window:
- a CDS encoding replication-associated recombination protein A: protein MSLFDTSPVAVANNRQAPLAERMRPRSLEEYVGQEHLLAPGKPLRVAIENDDATSMIFWGPPGTGKTTLAKIIAQRTQSSFIEFSAVLSGIKEIKQVMADAEKASHMGSRTILFVDEIHRFNKAQQDAFLPYVERGTIRLIGATTENPSFEIIAALLSRCRVYTLVALAEEQIVALLERALTDTGRGLGNMGITADSDSLSTIASYSSGDARNALNALEAAVRLARGRNEHVLTKDIAAEALQRRVLLYDKQGEQHYDIISALHKSVRNSDADAALYWLGRMLEAGEDPMYVARRVVRMAVEDIGLAAPEALNLCLSAKDTMHFLGHPEGELALAQAVVYLALAPKSNAIYMAYNTVRGDIESTAAEPVPLHLRNAPTKLMKELNYGKDYQYAHDVEGRVADMECLPPSLKGRQYYKPTNEGREKLLSQRMDEIARIKSEKRPG, encoded by the coding sequence ATGAGCCTCTTCGATACCTCCCCTGTTGCCGTCGCAAACAACAGGCAGGCGCCACTTGCCGAACGCATGCGTCCTCGTTCGCTCGAAGAATACGTTGGCCAGGAACACCTGCTCGCACCCGGCAAACCGCTGCGTGTTGCCATCGAAAACGACGATGCCACCTCAATGATCTTCTGGGGTCCTCCCGGCACCGGAAAGACTACGCTCGCCAAGATCATCGCCCAGCGTACGCAGTCCAGCTTCATCGAGTTCTCTGCGGTTCTAAGTGGCATCAAAGAGATCAAGCAGGTGATGGCCGATGCAGAAAAAGCCTCGCACATGGGATCGCGGACCATCCTGTTTGTCGACGAAATCCACCGCTTCAATAAAGCCCAACAGGACGCCTTCCTTCCTTACGTTGAACGCGGAACGATTCGGCTGATTGGCGCAACGACCGAGAACCCTTCATTCGAGATTATCGCCGCACTGCTTTCAAGGTGCCGCGTCTACACACTGGTTGCGCTCGCTGAAGAACAAATCGTCGCACTCCTCGAACGAGCCCTCACCGATACCGGGCGGGGTCTCGGGAATATGGGCATCACAGCCGATAGCGATTCACTCTCCACCATCGCCTCTTACTCAAGCGGCGATGCACGAAACGCTCTCAACGCTCTCGAAGCAGCCGTACGTCTAGCGCGAGGGCGCAACGAGCATGTGCTGACAAAAGACATCGCTGCGGAGGCCCTGCAACGCCGCGTCCTGCTGTACGACAAGCAGGGCGAACAGCACTACGACATCATCTCCGCGCTGCATAAGAGCGTGCGCAACTCCGATGCAGATGCAGCACTTTATTGGCTTGGTCGAATGCTCGAAGCCGGTGAAGACCCCATGTACGTCGCACGTCGTGTTGTAAGAATGGCCGTCGAAGACATCGGCCTCGCCGCACCGGAAGCACTCAACCTTTGTCTCTCGGCGAAGGACACCATGCACTTCCTCGGCCATCCTGAAGGAGAGCTGGCATTGGCACAGGCAGTCGTCTATCTCGCTCTCGCACCAAAATCGAATGCCATATACATGGCCTACAACACCGTTCGTGGCGATATCGAATCTACCGCCGCCGAACCTGTCCCGCTACATCTGCGCAATGCGCCGACAAAGCTCATGAAGGAACTGAACTACGGCAAAGACTATCAGTACGCGCACGACGTCGAGGGTCGTGTAGCAGATATGGAATGCTTGCCGCCCTCGCTCAAAGGCCGACAATACTACAAGCCAACGAACGAAGGACGAGAAAAGCTTCTATCCCAACGGATGGACGAGATCGCCCGCATCAAATCTGAAAAGCGCCCCGGCTAA
- a CDS encoding redoxin domain-containing protein: MFNRFFLSIALALTSSFAIALTPGSQAPDFKGTDSNGVAHTLSQYRGKYVVLEWANKGCPYDQKHYRSGNMEALQRQWTGKGVIWFSVISSASGEQGSVTAAQENEYLKTMKASPTAALLDPEGEIARLYQAKTTPHMFVIDPAGKIIYQGAIDDKPTTDLADVKTARNYLNEALNAAMAGKPVATASTRPYGCSVKYRD, translated from the coding sequence ATGTTCAACCGCTTCTTTTTGTCCATTGCGCTGGCACTGACTTCTTCTTTCGCCATTGCGCTCACACCAGGCTCGCAGGCGCCGGACTTCAAGGGAACAGACTCCAATGGCGTTGCGCACACGCTGTCGCAGTATCGCGGCAAATATGTTGTGCTCGAATGGGCCAATAAAGGGTGCCCCTACGATCAAAAGCATTACCGGAGCGGAAACATGGAGGCTCTGCAAAGGCAATGGACGGGTAAAGGAGTCATCTGGTTTTCGGTGATCTCGTCGGCTTCGGGAGAGCAAGGAAGCGTCACGGCTGCACAGGAAAATGAGTACCTGAAGACGATGAAAGCGTCGCCAACCGCTGCTCTTCTTGATCCCGAAGGGGAGATCGCCCGTCTTTATCAAGCAAAGACCACGCCGCACATGTTCGTCATTGATCCTGCCGGCAAGATAATTTATCAGGGTGCAATCGACGATAAACCCACGACAGATCTAGCCGACGTAAAGACTGCTCGCAATTATCTTAACGAAGCTCTGAACGCAGCCATGGCGGGTAAGCCTGTTGCGACAGCCAGCACGCGGCCTTATGGCTGCTCGGTAAAGTATCGCGATTAG
- a CDS encoding thioredoxin family protein has translation MKINRHLAILLLTCTLFAGVSASAQIQPVGDGGPGPVKAQHLTAELVSLGPAIAPGGTLEVGLVITLEEKWHVYWINAGDSGEPPKITWTLPRGITAGPMRFPVPTRLPLGPLMDFGYEDEVAFPVLMTAAKNAKPGPIHLDAKIDWLVCREVCIPGKAHLGLNLTVDPKATTPARPVGALGEALGLLPKPLAPDMKVTVKGGQKEFVIDLLTGEKQDEAEFYPFDQEQIINAGGQDVDPLPNGVRVRVPRAPELTKLPAELHGVVKLDEEHAFEIKAPVEPGEVPRPEGAKAAGGSSGELTAMAAIGLAFVGGLILNLMPCVFPVLFLKGLSLVQSSSEERGRIRKHGLVYTGGILASFWAIVAILLVLRAGGSQAGWGFQLQSPTFLAVLASGIFLFALSLAGMFDIGLSLTSAGGELAQKQGYTGSFFTGVLATVVATPCTAPFMGAAIGLALAQPSWVTFAVFTALALGLAAPYLLLSFQPSWTRLLPRPGAWMEVFKQITAVIFFATVIWLTYVYGSLYSAGQGVYHAALLLTCFLLLAVAGWVLGRWPARWSSSIAALMIAALALSVPLYQPKDKTLAWQPYSQQALDTARAAGHPVFIDFTAAWCLSCQVNERVVLKSSDVQEQFRDNKVTLLRADWTQYDAEITKQLASIGRSGVPTYVIYPAGNGAPDVLPELLTKDIVLNALKKDTAR, from the coding sequence ATGAAAATCAACCGTCATCTTGCCATATTGCTCCTGACCTGCACCTTGTTTGCGGGTGTATCGGCATCTGCACAGATTCAACCTGTTGGAGATGGAGGTCCAGGCCCGGTCAAGGCGCAGCATCTCACGGCTGAGCTTGTTTCGCTTGGCCCCGCGATCGCTCCTGGCGGAACGCTTGAGGTTGGGCTGGTCATCACGCTTGAAGAGAAATGGCATGTGTATTGGATCAACGCGGGCGATTCAGGAGAGCCGCCGAAGATTACCTGGACTCTTCCGCGTGGCATTACTGCTGGGCCGATGCGTTTTCCTGTCCCAACGAGGCTACCTCTCGGCCCGTTGATGGACTTTGGTTACGAAGACGAGGTCGCATTTCCTGTATTGATGACGGCGGCCAAGAATGCCAAGCCGGGACCGATCCATCTTGATGCGAAGATCGACTGGCTTGTATGCCGGGAGGTTTGCATTCCTGGCAAAGCTCACCTTGGCTTGAACCTGACAGTCGACCCCAAAGCAACCACGCCGGCGCGACCGGTGGGAGCACTGGGAGAGGCGCTTGGGCTGCTTCCGAAGCCGCTTGCGCCTGACATGAAGGTCACGGTAAAGGGCGGGCAGAAAGAGTTTGTGATTGACCTGCTCACGGGGGAAAAGCAGGACGAGGCTGAGTTCTACCCGTTCGATCAGGAGCAAATTATCAACGCAGGCGGTCAGGATGTCGATCCGCTGCCGAACGGTGTGCGCGTGCGTGTTCCGCGCGCTCCTGAGCTCACCAAGCTTCCGGCGGAGCTGCATGGTGTCGTAAAGCTTGACGAAGAACACGCATTTGAGATCAAAGCTCCTGTTGAACCCGGTGAGGTGCCAAGACCTGAAGGAGCCAAGGCGGCGGGTGGTAGCAGTGGAGAATTGACGGCGATGGCAGCTATCGGGCTGGCGTTCGTTGGCGGCCTGATTCTGAACCTGATGCCATGCGTATTCCCTGTGCTCTTTCTCAAAGGATTGTCGCTGGTGCAGTCTTCGAGCGAAGAGCGCGGGCGCATCCGCAAGCATGGCCTTGTCTATACGGGCGGGATTCTCGCCTCATTCTGGGCGATTGTGGCGATATTGCTTGTCCTGAGGGCTGGCGGAAGCCAGGCAGGCTGGGGCTTTCAATTGCAGTCTCCCACGTTCCTTGCGGTTCTTGCTTCGGGCATATTTCTGTTTGCACTCTCACTGGCCGGTATGTTCGATATCGGCTTATCGCTGACAAGCGCGGGAGGCGAGCTTGCGCAGAAGCAGGGATACACAGGCAGCTTCTTTACGGGAGTTCTTGCCACCGTTGTTGCGACACCATGCACCGCTCCGTTTATGGGCGCAGCGATCGGCCTTGCATTGGCCCAACCGAGCTGGGTGACCTTCGCTGTATTCACTGCGTTGGCCCTGGGATTGGCAGCGCCTTATCTGCTGCTCAGCTTTCAGCCATCATGGACACGCCTTTTGCCAAGGCCCGGCGCATGGATGGAGGTCTTCAAGCAGATTACTGCCGTGATCTTCTTCGCGACGGTGATCTGGCTGACCTATGTGTATGGCAGTCTCTATAGCGCCGGACAAGGTGTTTATCATGCGGCGCTGCTGCTAACATGCTTTCTGCTGCTGGCGGTGGCAGGGTGGGTTTTGGGTAGGTGGCCTGCTCGATGGTCAAGCTCCATTGCCGCATTAATGATTGCCGCGCTGGCGCTCTCAGTGCCGCTCTACCAGCCGAAGGACAAGACGCTCGCATGGCAGCCTTACTCGCAGCAGGCCTTGGATACAGCACGCGCTGCGGGTCATCCGGTCTTTATCGACTTTACGGCTGCGTGGTGCCTTAGCTGCCAGGTGAACGAGCGTGTAGTCTTGAAGTCGTCTGATGTGCAGGAGCAGTTTCGCGACAACAAGGTGACCCTGCTTCGCGCCGACTGGACCCAGTACGATGCTGAGATCACAAAGCAGCTTGCATCGATAGGACGCAGTGGAGTGCCGACATATGTGATCTATCCAGCGGGTAATGGTGCGCCGGACGTTCTGCCGGAGCTTCTGACGAAAGATATCGTGTTGAATGCTTTGAAAAAAGACACGGCGAGATAA
- a CDS encoding CoA-binding protein translates to MNEPEVIRTMLGQPPAEPRTIAVVGMTDNPGKPSHYVPAYMQQHGYRIIPVNPQIERALGESAYASLADLPIKPDVVNVFRLPQFIPGIVDEMLKLGLKNIWVQLGIINPEAAKYAENNGINVVMDRCIMVEHRHSGLQ, encoded by the coding sequence ATGAATGAACCCGAAGTGATCCGCACCATGCTGGGACAGCCTCCTGCCGAGCCCCGCACGATTGCTGTCGTAGGAATGACGGACAATCCCGGCAAGCCGAGTCATTATGTTCCCGCGTATATGCAGCAGCATGGCTATAGGATCATCCCCGTCAATCCTCAAATAGAACGCGCTCTCGGAGAGAGTGCCTATGCTTCACTTGCCGATCTCCCGATAAAACCAGATGTCGTCAACGTTTTTCGTCTGCCCCAATTTATTCCAGGCATCGTCGACGAGATGCTGAAGCTCGGTCTGAAAAACATCTGGGTTCAATTGGGAATTATCAACCCGGAAGCGGCGAAATATGCGGAGAACAACGGAATCAACGTCGTGATGGACCGCTGCATCATGGTGGAACATCGACACAGCGGGCTTCAATAG
- a CDS encoding DinB family protein has product MAITDEKTADEIRRQLLALLRGGQAHITFDDAVKDFPPEKRGLVPDGLPYSAWQILEHIRITQRDILDFSAPPTGGYQPMEWPAGYWPELAEPPSSRAWDVAIAAIRKDLETFEALIARPDADLYKPFRWGEGQNLLREALLVADHTSYHLGELVVLRRLLGIWK; this is encoded by the coding sequence ATGGCCATCACCGATGAGAAGACCGCCGATGAGATTCGCAGACAGCTTTTGGCCCTGCTGCGCGGTGGCCAGGCGCATATAACGTTCGACGACGCGGTGAAGGATTTCCCCCCGGAAAAACGCGGGCTGGTTCCGGACGGACTGCCATATTCTGCATGGCAGATACTCGAACATATTCGTATTACGCAACGCGACATACTGGACTTCAGCGCGCCGCCAACCGGTGGTTATCAGCCGATGGAGTGGCCTGCAGGATATTGGCCTGAGCTGGCTGAGCCGCCATCGTCGCGTGCCTGGGATGTTGCGATCGCGGCAATCCGCAAGGACCTCGAGACGTTTGAAGCGTTGATCGCCCGCCCAGATGCCGATCTATACAAGCCGTTCCGGTGGGGGGAGGGGCAGAATCTGCTGCGGGAGGCTCTCCTGGTCGCCGATCATACGTCATATCACCTTGGAGAACTGGTTGTGTTGCGACGGCTGCTGGGCATCTGGAAATAG
- the prfB gene encoding peptide chain release factor 2 (programmed frameshift): protein MLSDLEYTYSPVRERVRDLREYLDSPRLRRELAVIEEKTSDPTVWADPARSQPLMRDRKRIENLLADDAELARRTDDIEAYFELAREGEDTETDLAKEIPSLVEFTEKLESKTMLSEESDPLNAIVVVHPGAGGTESQDWAEMLMRMYIRWGERENFKVEINEVQDGDEAGIKSATFTISGEFAYGLLSGETGVHRLVRISPFDSAKRRHTSFASVFVSPEIDDTIVIDIKSEDLRIDTYRSGGKGGQHVNTTDSAVRITHLPTGLVAGCQNERSQHKNKEKAMKLLRSRLYEYELEKKKAISKKLEDSKLDIKFGSQVRNYVMQPYRMVKDLRTRVEIGDVDRVLDGDLEPFIRGYLKMRREGGVPAAVAVDDDL from the exons ATGCTGAGTGATCTTGAATACACGTACTCCCCGGTGCGCGAACGGGTTCGCGATCTGCGGGAGTATCTT GACTCTCCCCGCCTGCGTCGTGAGCTAGCCGTCATTGAAGAGAAGACATCGGACCCAACGGTATGGGCCGATCCCGCACGCTCGCAGCCATTGATGCGCGACCGTAAGAGAATTGAGAACCTGCTGGCAGATGACGCGGAGCTGGCGCGTAGAACTGACGACATCGAGGCTTACTTCGAGCTTGCGCGTGAGGGCGAGGACACCGAAACCGATCTGGCGAAGGAGATTCCTTCGCTGGTGGAGTTCACCGAGAAGCTGGAGTCGAAGACGATGCTCTCGGAGGAGAGCGATCCACTGAATGCGATTGTTGTTGTCCATCCCGGCGCGGGAGGGACGGAGTCGCAGGACTGGGCCGAGATGTTGATGCGGATGTATATCCGCTGGGGCGAGCGGGAGAACTTCAAGGTAGAGATCAACGAAGTTCAGGATGGCGACGAGGCGGGCATCAAATCGGCCACATTCACGATCTCAGGCGAGTTCGCCTACGGCCTGCTTTCGGGCGAGACAGGTGTGCACCGTCTGGTGAGGATCTCGCCGTTCGATTCCGCCAAAAGACGGCACACGAGTTTTGCGAGCGTCTTTGTGTCTCCTGAGATCGACGACACAATTGTGATCGACATCAAGTCCGAAGACCTGCGTATCGATACATATCGATCGGGAGGCAAGGGCGGACAGCATGTCAACACGACCGATTCGGCGGTCCGCATTACGCACCTTCCGACAGGGCTTGTTGCAGGCTGTCAGAATGAGCGTTCGCAGCACAAGAACAAAGAGAAGGCGATGAAGCTGCTGCGTTCACGGCTGTACGAGTATGAGCTAGAGAAGAAGAAGGCCATCAGCAAGAAGCTAGAAGACTCGAAGCTGGATATCAAGTTCGGTTCACAGGTTCGGAACTACGTAATGCAGCCCTACCGCATGGTGAAGGACCTGCGTACCCGCGTTGAGATTGGCGATGTCGATCGAGTGCTCGACGGTGATCTTGAGCCGTTCATTCGCGGCTATCTGAAGATGCGGCGCGAAGGCGGAGTTCCTGCCGCTGTGGCCGTGGACGATGACCTTTAG
- the lnt gene encoding apolipoprotein N-acyltransferase — translation MAAFSGVLQCLPFPLAGPVPEWRTAFCWIAITPLLWALTQQQKNAEPLTGRQGAALGYLCGFIWYLGNCYWIYQTMYLYGGLDKPIAAGILILFCLYLGLYHALFGWVVVSFKNYFGARLALLLSPLAWVAVELARARITGLPWDLMGIAQVDNPLLTRLAPLTGAYGLSFVIALVNALWLVRIQIRERKHTRLLLTAAGVAIVVVYVFELRRAHLPTPSHVTATATLVQQNLEVGAEAKQPEPSEQELLESFSYLSRHPGDRMYLGIPELAKTPAVKFAPRNEPQDSNLIVWPESPAPFQERDPLFRTAMTKLAEETGAPVIVGNIAIDRTTENTRGYLQFNSASFINPQGEFAGRYDKMHLVPFGEYVPFARLFFFAQSLLHEAGAFDAGRQRTLFAANGHRYGVFICYESIFGDEVRQFVKEGADVLVNISNDGWYGDTSAPWQHLNMVRMRAIENHRWVLRATNTGVTASIDPYGRVVEAAPRHIRTSIRVGFGYERDMTFYTLHGDLFAYLCALATAVALGLSLRSQFAVD, via the coding sequence ATGGCAGCATTTTCCGGTGTGCTTCAATGTCTGCCGTTCCCATTGGCGGGCCCTGTACCGGAGTGGCGGACGGCTTTCTGTTGGATTGCCATAACTCCTTTGTTATGGGCGCTTACGCAACAGCAGAAAAACGCGGAGCCATTGACCGGCAGGCAGGGCGCAGCGCTCGGTTACCTGTGCGGATTTATCTGGTATCTGGGGAATTGCTACTGGATCTACCAGACGATGTATCTGTATGGTGGGTTGGATAAACCGATTGCGGCAGGCATCCTCATCCTCTTCTGCCTGTATCTTGGCCTGTATCATGCGCTGTTCGGTTGGGTGGTCGTCAGCTTCAAAAACTACTTTGGGGCGCGGTTGGCGCTGTTGCTCAGCCCGCTGGCATGGGTCGCCGTAGAGCTTGCACGAGCACGCATAACCGGGTTGCCATGGGACCTGATGGGGATTGCGCAGGTCGACAATCCGCTGTTGACGCGACTTGCCCCCCTGACGGGAGCATACGGACTGTCTTTCGTCATTGCTCTGGTGAATGCGCTATGGCTTGTGCGTATCCAGATTCGCGAACGAAAGCATACCAGGCTGTTGCTGACTGCGGCAGGCGTGGCGATTGTCGTCGTCTATGTCTTCGAGTTACGGAGAGCGCACTTGCCAACTCCATCGCACGTTACGGCGACTGCGACGCTGGTACAGCAGAACCTTGAAGTGGGAGCAGAGGCCAAGCAACCGGAACCTTCTGAGCAGGAGCTTTTAGAGTCGTTCAGCTATCTAAGCCGGCATCCGGGGGACCGGATGTATCTCGGTATTCCTGAACTGGCTAAAACTCCGGCTGTGAAATTTGCGCCGAGGAATGAGCCGCAGGACTCCAACCTGATTGTGTGGCCAGAGTCGCCCGCACCATTTCAGGAGCGCGACCCGCTGTTTCGCACGGCAATGACGAAGCTGGCGGAGGAGACGGGTGCACCTGTGATCGTGGGAAACATCGCGATCGACCGCACGACAGAGAACACGAGAGGATATCTGCAATTTAACTCAGCTTCGTTCATTAATCCGCAAGGTGAGTTTGCAGGCCGGTACGACAAGATGCACCTGGTCCCATTTGGGGAGTATGTGCCGTTTGCGCGCCTCTTCTTTTTTGCGCAGAGCCTTCTACACGAGGCTGGGGCGTTTGATGCTGGCAGACAGCGCACCTTATTCGCGGCGAACGGGCACCGTTACGGGGTGTTTATCTGTTATGAGTCGATCTTTGGAGATGAGGTCAGGCAGTTCGTCAAGGAAGGCGCCGACGTGCTGGTGAACATCTCCAACGATGGATGGTACGGCGATACGAGCGCTCCCTGGCAGCACTTGAACATGGTGAGGATGCGGGCCATTGAAAACCATCGTTGGGTCCTTCGCGCCACAAATACCGGAGTTACCGCTTCGATCGATCCATATGGCCGCGTTGTCGAAGCGGCGCCAAGACATATAAGGACGAGCATTCGCGTGGGCTTTGGTTATGAGCGTGATATGACCTTCTACACGTTGCATGGAGATCTATTTGCTTACCTTTGCGCTTTGGCGACTGCCGTTGCACTTGGGTTGAGCCTGCGGTCGCAGTTTGCCGTAGACTAG
- a CDS encoding APC family permease has product MLTFISFWRAAAIVLNDLGSSAFYAGGLAEEAVGKAAPWLILGVVFFAYAVRAVYVESCSMFTRGGVYRIVKEALGSTFAKISVSALMFDYVLTGPISGVSAGQYIVGMVNDLSAFAAVRFHWHVIPHLRPDLASAAIAATITIYFWWQNTKGIEESSQRALDIMKITTVMVVILLAWGTFTVLHRGAQLPPLPFPSNLHFSSDALGFLKGTKFAASLGLFGVLMAFGHSVLAMSGEESLAQVNREIEHPKLKNLKRAALVIATYSFFFTGLCSLLAVMIIPDDVRVHVYRDNLIAGMAMYMVGPEVLKLFFRGFVVLVGFLILGGAVNTAIVGSTGVLMRIAEDGVLTDWFRKPQRKYGTSYRIVNLVAGMQLLVILLTHGNVVVIGEAYAFGVIWSFTFNALAMLVLRWKYKGERGSKVPLNLRIGKTEIPIGLICVFLVLFTTAIVNLFTKSVATVSGVIFAAAFFVVFSLSERDNKKRHDITTRQMREHFQLEHQDTVGCSALEIRPGAVIVTMRDSASPFALKWALTHTNADDQDIVVLAARMMGAGGPEYVEASEQLFSEHEQMLFTKAVSVAESFGKHISLLVVPAGDIFAALVQTANSLDAAAVVSGLSSKLTAEEQAYHVGQAWEALPEPKRQFTFYVIKPDGASLSFHIGPHAPTIQPDEVQLVHRLWLNLRRAPEMRDLHHSDIVSYALTRMANEYARDKQATLKGLQQCIEQTEGRRKLGTSRQEVMGESGPGYAIRTHPNISSEK; this is encoded by the coding sequence ATGCTGACGTTTATCTCCTTCTGGCGAGCAGCCGCCATCGTTCTCAACGACTTAGGCTCATCGGCGTTTTACGCAGGGGGGCTTGCTGAAGAGGCCGTTGGAAAAGCGGCGCCGTGGCTCATCCTGGGGGTCGTCTTCTTCGCCTACGCCGTTCGGGCCGTCTATGTCGAAAGCTGCTCCATGTTTACCCGGGGCGGAGTCTACAGGATTGTCAAAGAGGCCCTCGGAAGCACCTTCGCCAAGATCAGCGTCTCGGCGTTGATGTTCGACTATGTTCTGACGGGGCCTATCTCGGGAGTATCCGCAGGCCAGTACATCGTCGGCATGGTGAACGATCTCTCCGCCTTCGCTGCTGTCAGATTTCACTGGCACGTTATTCCCCATCTCCGTCCAGACCTGGCATCGGCGGCTATCGCAGCCACAATCACGATCTATTTCTGGTGGCAGAACACCAAAGGCATCGAGGAGTCCAGCCAGCGTGCACTCGACATCATGAAGATCACCACTGTCATGGTGGTCATCCTGCTTGCCTGGGGAACCTTCACCGTCCTGCATCGAGGCGCTCAGCTTCCGCCACTACCCTTCCCTTCGAACCTCCACTTCAGCTCCGACGCCCTCGGCTTTCTCAAAGGAACAAAGTTTGCAGCCTCGCTTGGCCTGTTCGGCGTCCTGATGGCATTTGGCCACTCCGTACTGGCCATGAGCGGTGAAGAGTCCCTCGCCCAGGTCAACCGCGAGATTGAGCACCCCAAGCTCAAGAACCTGAAGCGCGCCGCGCTCGTCATCGCTACCTACAGCTTCTTCTTCACAGGCCTCTGCTCCCTGCTGGCCGTCATGATTATTCCCGACGACGTCCGCGTCCATGTCTATCGCGACAACCTTATCGCCGGCATGGCGATGTACATGGTCGGCCCCGAGGTCCTGAAGCTCTTCTTCCGCGGCTTCGTCGTCCTCGTCGGATTCCTCATCCTCGGCGGAGCCGTCAATACCGCCATCGTCGGTTCGACCGGCGTCCTCATGCGCATCGCCGAAGATGGCGTGCTCACCGATTGGTTTCGCAAGCCGCAGAGAAAATATGGCACCAGCTATCGCATTGTGAACCTTGTGGCGGGAATGCAGTTACTTGTCATCCTGCTGACACACGGCAACGTTGTCGTCATTGGCGAAGCCTATGCTTTCGGTGTGATCTGGAGCTTTACCTTCAACGCTCTGGCCATGCTTGTTTTGCGCTGGAAGTACAAGGGCGAAAGAGGATCAAAAGTTCCCCTCAATCTCCGGATTGGCAAGACAGAGATCCCGATCGGACTTATCTGCGTCTTTCTGGTTCTCTTCACAACTGCAATCGTCAACTTATTCACTAAATCCGTTGCTACAGTTAGCGGAGTTATCTTCGCCGCAGCTTTCTTCGTCGTCTTTTCTCTCTCAGAACGCGACAATAAGAAGCGTCATGACATAACAACCCGGCAGATGCGCGAGCACTTCCAGCTTGAGCACCAGGATACCGTCGGTTGCTCCGCGCTCGAGATTCGGCCTGGCGCCGTCATCGTCACGATGCGAGACTCCGCCTCGCCATTTGCGCTCAAATGGGCACTCACGCATACCAATGCAGACGATCAGGACATCGTTGTCCTCGCAGCTCGCATGATGGGCGCCGGTGGGCCGGAGTACGTCGAAGCCTCCGAACAACTCTTCAGCGAGCATGAGCAGATGCTCTTCACCAAGGCCGTCTCCGTTGCCGAGAGCTTCGGCAAACACATCTCGCTGCTCGTCGTTCCCGCTGGAGATATCTTCGCCGCGCTCGTTCAGACGGCGAACTCGCTCGATGCCGCCGCCGTCGTCTCAGGCCTCTCCAGCAAACTCACCGCCGAGGAGCAGGCCTATCATGTAGGACAGGCGTGGGAAGCTCTTCCCGAGCCCAAGCGTCAGTTCACCTTTTATGTCATCAAGCCCGATGGCGCCTCCCTCAGCTTCCATATTGGACCCCACGCACCGACGATTCAGCCCGACGAGGTGCAGCTCGTCCATCGCCTCTGGCTCAATCTACGCCGCGCGCCAGAGATGCGCGACTTACATCACAGCGACATCGTCAGTTATGCTCTTACCCGCATGGCGAATGAGTATGCACGCGATAAGCAGGCAACCCTCAAAGGCCTGCAACAATGTATCGAGCAAACGGAAGGCCGCCGCAAACTAGGCACCTCTCGCCAGGAAGTTATGGGAGAATCGGGCCCGGGTTACGCAATTAGAACCCATCCAAACATCTCTTCCGAGAAATAG
- a CDS encoding SAM-dependent methyltransferase yields MRNIFGGSEGSGGNRGADSSRIPRHSSGWKELQKHLKSQESLRVLDIGPTSSTNINYITSLGHSIYMANLVEEALKPEWSVPATDGGEPDFNVSGFLETNLNFSGRKFDIVILWDTADFLPEKLVGPIFARLHEVMEPGGQMLAFFHATAEPGAPFCRYHLTDTEVVDLQRVGTYPVIQIYSNRKIENLLSEYSTYRFFLAKDSLREVIATR; encoded by the coding sequence ATGCGTAATATCTTCGGCGGAAGTGAAGGTTCCGGTGGGAATCGCGGGGCCGATTCGAGCCGGATACCGCGTCACTCAAGCGGATGGAAAGAGTTACAGAAGCACCTGAAGTCGCAGGAGTCGCTTCGCGTGCTTGATATTGGGCCGACGTCTTCAACAAACATCAACTACATTACAAGCCTGGGCCACAGCATCTACATGGCGAACCTTGTAGAAGAGGCATTGAAGCCGGAGTGGAGTGTTCCTGCAACCGATGGAGGCGAGCCCGACTTCAATGTGAGCGGGTTCCTCGAAACGAACCTGAACTTCTCGGGGCGTAAGTTCGACATCGTGATCTTATGGGACACGGCGGACTTTCTCCCAGAAAAACTGGTGGGACCCATCTTTGCGCGCTTACACGAGGTGATGGAGCCCGGGGGGCAGATGCTCGCCTTCTTTCACGCAACCGCAGAGCCGGGCGCGCCTTTCTGCAGGTATCACCTTACGGATACGGAAGTTGTCGATCTACAGAGAGTAGGAACGTATCCGGTAATTCAGATCTATAGCAACCGCAAGATAGAAAATCTACTGAGCGAGTACAGCACGTACCGGTTTTTCCTGGCGAAGGACAGTCTTCGAGAGGTTATTGCTACAAGGTAG